One genomic window of Cupriavidus oxalaticus includes the following:
- the prmC gene encoding peptide chain release factor N(5)-glutamine methyltransferase, translating to MSSPNTAALPATPTLREAQTLAAMVGLPTLEARMLLTHVTGLTRTQLITRDTDTLTLAQRDAFATLLARRLAGEPMAYLLGEREFFGRKFRVTPDVLIPRPDTEIAAEASLARLADVPRPLVLDLGTGSGILAVTLARERTDAQVWATDISPGALMVAQDNASALGADRINFLVSDWYAALPPGLRFHLVVSNPPYIAAGDPHLAEGDLRFEPIDALTDHQDGLSDLRTIVDGAPQRLLPGGWLLMEHGYDQAQATRALLQETGFTDVFTARDLAGQERCTGGRWSGAQA from the coding sequence ATGTCTTCCCCTAACACTGCCGCGCTGCCGGCCACGCCAACGCTGCGCGAAGCCCAGACCCTCGCTGCCATGGTGGGCCTGCCCACGCTGGAAGCGCGCATGCTGCTGACGCACGTGACCGGCCTCACCCGCACGCAGCTGATCACGCGCGATACCGACACGCTCACGCTGGCCCAGCGCGATGCCTTTGCCACGCTGCTGGCGCGGCGCCTCGCTGGCGAGCCGATGGCCTACCTGCTGGGCGAGCGCGAATTCTTCGGCCGCAAGTTCCGCGTCACGCCCGATGTGCTGATCCCGCGCCCCGACACCGAGATCGCCGCCGAAGCCTCGCTGGCCCGGCTGGCCGACGTGCCCCGCCCGCTGGTGCTGGACCTGGGCACCGGCTCGGGCATCCTGGCCGTGACGCTGGCGCGAGAACGCACCGATGCGCAGGTATGGGCGACCGATATCTCGCCCGGCGCGCTGATGGTGGCGCAGGACAACGCCAGCGCGCTTGGCGCCGACCGTATCAACTTCCTGGTATCGGACTGGTACGCCGCGCTGCCGCCCGGGCTGCGCTTCCACCTGGTCGTCAGCAACCCGCCTTATATCGCCGCGGGCGACCCGCACCTGGCCGAAGGCGACCTGCGCTTCGAGCCCATCGATGCGCTGACCGACCACCAGGACGGCCTGTCCGACCTGCGCACCATCGTCGACGGCGCGCCGCAACGGCTGCTGCCGGGCGGCTGGCTGCTGATGGAGCACGGCTACGACCAGGCCCAGGCGACGCGCGCGCTCCTGCAGGAGACCGGCTTTACAGACGTTTTCACCGCGCGCGACCTCGCCGGCCAGGAGCGCTGCACCGGCGGACGCTGGTCTGGGGCGCAAGCCTGA
- the grxD gene encoding Grx4 family monothiol glutaredoxin, protein MSDVQQKIDQIVKGNPVVLFMKGTAQFPMCGFSGRAIQILKACGVDAPTTVNVLDDDSIRQGIKEYASWPTIPQLYVNGEFIGGSDIMMEMYQNGELQTLLKG, encoded by the coding sequence ATGAGCGACGTGCAGCAAAAGATTGACCAGATCGTCAAGGGCAACCCGGTAGTCCTGTTCATGAAGGGCACCGCGCAGTTCCCGATGTGCGGCTTCTCGGGCCGCGCCATCCAGATCCTGAAGGCCTGCGGCGTCGACGCGCCGACCACGGTCAACGTGCTGGACGACGACAGCATCCGCCAGGGCATCAAGGAATACGCCAGCTGGCCGACCATCCCGCAGCTCTACGTGAACGGCGAGTTCATCGGCGGCTCGGACATCATGATGGAGATGTACCAGAACGGCGAGCTGCAAACCCTGCTGAAGGGCTGA
- a CDS encoding UbiX family flavin prenyltransferase, which translates to MPVSAAPPATAGSVPPRRLIVAITGATGAIYGVRLLQVLRAAPAVETHLLISPAGVMNLQHELDIGRAEVEALASVVHNVRDIGATIASGSFRAHAMVVAPCSMRTLAAIAHGLSDNLIARAADVTLKERRKLVLMVRETPLNLAHLRNMTAVTEMGGIVFPPVPGFYQKPQSIAELVDHTVGRVLDLVDLPEIGQTLTPSWGGLNARPGDAAGGN; encoded by the coding sequence ATGCCCGTGAGCGCTGCCCCGCCGGCCACGGCGGGGTCTGTACCACCGCGGCGGCTGATCGTCGCGATCACGGGCGCCACCGGCGCCATCTACGGCGTGCGCCTGCTGCAGGTGCTGCGCGCGGCGCCCGCGGTGGAAACCCACCTGCTGATTTCGCCGGCCGGCGTGATGAACCTGCAGCACGAGCTCGACATCGGCCGTGCCGAGGTGGAAGCGCTGGCCAGTGTCGTGCACAACGTGCGCGATATCGGCGCCACCATTGCCAGCGGCTCGTTCCGCGCCCACGCGATGGTGGTGGCGCCCTGCTCCATGCGCACGCTGGCCGCGATCGCGCATGGCCTGTCGGATAACCTGATCGCGCGCGCCGCCGACGTCACGCTGAAGGAGCGGCGCAAGCTGGTCTTGATGGTGCGGGAAACGCCGCTGAACCTTGCGCACCTGCGCAATATGACGGCGGTGACGGAAATGGGCGGGATCGTGTTCCCGCCGGTGCCGGGCTTCTACCAGAAGCCGCAAAGCATTGCCGAGCTGGTCGACCATACGGTCGGCCGGGTGCTGGACCTGGTCGACCTGCCCGAGATCGGCCAGACGCTCACGCCCAGCTGGGGCGGGCTCAACGCCCGGCCCGGTGACGCGGCGGGCGGCAACTGA
- the amaB gene encoding L-piperidine-6-carboxylate dehydrogenase, translated as MKAQEFAACWDSLGLPRPWQDGTPAGAVTVRSPVDGEAIGHVPACTPSQADALIARAHAAQSTWALLPAPARGEIVRRYGEVLREHKPALGRLVSLESGKILQEGLGEVQEMIDICDFAVGLSRQLHGLTIASERPQHAMRETWHPYGLCGVISAFNFPVAVWAWNAALALVCGNGVLWKPSEKVALCALAAHGLLERVLAAAAPQHAGITAVLPGGRMLGNHLVQHAAVRLVSATGSTRMGREVGIACAGQFKRSILELGGNNAAIVAPSADIELAVRAITFAAAGTAGQRCTTLRRCFVHADLMDTMASRLVTVFDRLPVGDPLDDGTLIGPLIDNAAGDAMANALAACRAQGNIVTGGERLLAARFPHACYVRPALVMTDVQHDTMLTETFAPILYLMPYTSFDEAIALNNAAAHGLSSCIFTESMREAERFLSSSGSDCGIANVNIGTSGAEIGGAFGGEKATGGGRESGSDAWKGYMRRATNTINYGDSLPLAQGIRFEI; from the coding sequence ATGAAAGCGCAAGAGTTTGCAGCCTGCTGGGATTCGCTGGGCCTGCCGCGCCCATGGCAGGACGGCACGCCTGCCGGCGCGGTGACGGTGCGCTCGCCGGTAGACGGCGAGGCCATCGGCCATGTGCCGGCCTGCACGCCGTCGCAGGCCGATGCGCTGATCGCGCGCGCGCACGCGGCGCAGAGCACCTGGGCGCTGCTGCCGGCACCGGCACGCGGCGAGATCGTGCGGCGCTACGGCGAGGTGCTGCGCGAGCACAAGCCCGCGCTCGGCCGGCTGGTGTCGCTGGAATCCGGCAAGATCCTGCAGGAAGGGCTGGGCGAGGTGCAGGAGATGATCGACATATGCGACTTCGCCGTGGGCCTGTCGCGCCAGCTGCACGGGCTGACCATCGCCTCGGAGCGCCCGCAGCATGCCATGCGCGAGACCTGGCATCCGTACGGCCTGTGCGGCGTGATCTCGGCCTTCAATTTCCCGGTGGCGGTGTGGGCGTGGAACGCGGCGCTGGCGCTGGTGTGCGGCAACGGCGTGCTGTGGAAGCCGTCGGAGAAGGTGGCGCTGTGCGCGCTGGCCGCGCACGGGCTGCTAGAGCGCGTGCTGGCTGCGGCGGCGCCGCAGCATGCCGGCATCACCGCGGTGCTGCCGGGCGGGCGCATGCTTGGCAACCACCTGGTGCAACACGCGGCGGTGCGGCTGGTCAGCGCGACCGGCTCTACCCGCATGGGTCGCGAGGTCGGCATCGCCTGCGCCGGGCAGTTCAAGCGCAGCATTCTCGAGCTGGGCGGCAACAACGCCGCCATCGTCGCACCTTCGGCCGATATCGAGCTGGCGGTGCGGGCCATCACCTTTGCAGCGGCGGGCACGGCGGGCCAGCGCTGCACCACGCTTCGCCGCTGCTTCGTCCATGCCGACCTGATGGATACCATGGCGAGCCGGCTGGTCACGGTGTTCGACCGGCTGCCGGTCGGCGATCCGCTCGACGACGGCACGCTGATCGGCCCGCTGATCGACAACGCCGCGGGCGACGCCATGGCCAACGCGCTTGCCGCGTGCCGCGCGCAGGGCAATATCGTCACTGGCGGCGAACGGCTGCTGGCCGCGCGCTTCCCGCATGCCTGCTACGTGCGGCCGGCGCTGGTGATGACCGACGTGCAGCACGACACCATGCTGACCGAGACCTTCGCGCCGATCCTGTACCTGATGCCGTACACCAGCTTCGACGAGGCGATCGCGCTGAACAATGCCGCCGCGCACGGGCTGTCGTCGTGCATCTTCACCGAGTCGATGCGCGAGGCCGAGCGCTTCCTGTCGTCGTCGGGCAGCGACTGCGGCATCGCCAACGTCAATATCGGCACCAGCGGGGCGGAGATCGGCGGCGCCTTCGGCGGCGAGAAGGCGACCGGCGGCGGGCGCGAGTCGGGATCGGATGCGTGGAAGGGGTATATGCGCCGGGCGACCAACACCATCAACTACGGCGATTCATTGCCGCTGGCGCAGGGGATCAGGTTCGAGATCTGA
- a CDS encoding saccharopine dehydrogenase C-terminal domain-containing protein, whose product MQPSNLGRQAPPDLPKAKRPLHVTVLGAGKIGRTIAAMLHDTGDYRVSVVDHDARRLDGLPRGVLARAGDPTEPGTCAALLAGADAVLNALPFHAAIAVASVAARLGVHYFDLTEDVAATHAIRQLAQNARSVLMPQCGLAPGFIGVVGNDLARRFLRGGGELLDLQMRVGALPRYPSNALKYNLTWSTEGLINEYCNPCEAIVDGRRVELPALEGLESFALDGIEYEAFNTSGGLGTLPETLAGRARHVDYKSIRYPGHCALMKLLLNDLRLRERRDWLREIFDRAIPVTEQDVVIVFATATGYPAGGERGRGPLTQASFSARIGGVDNKDGHLNAIQLTTAAGICTALDMVATGALPQSGFVRQETMPLDAFLKNRFGRHYTQHPLQETHV is encoded by the coding sequence ATGCAACCCTCGAACCTGGGCCGGCAGGCCCCACCAGACCTGCCCAAGGCGAAACGCCCGCTGCATGTGACGGTGCTGGGCGCGGGCAAGATCGGGCGCACCATTGCCGCCATGCTGCACGACACCGGCGACTACCGCGTCAGCGTGGTCGACCATGACGCGCGCCGCCTCGACGGCCTGCCGCGGGGCGTGCTGGCGCGCGCCGGCGATCCTACCGAGCCGGGCACCTGCGCCGCGCTGCTGGCCGGCGCCGACGCGGTGCTCAATGCGCTGCCTTTCCACGCCGCCATCGCCGTGGCCTCGGTCGCGGCGCGCCTGGGCGTGCATTACTTCGACCTGACCGAGGACGTGGCCGCCACCCATGCGATCCGCCAGCTGGCGCAGAACGCGCGCTCTGTGCTGATGCCGCAGTGCGGGCTGGCGCCGGGCTTTATCGGCGTGGTCGGGAATGACCTGGCGCGGCGCTTCCTGCGTGGCGGCGGCGAGCTGCTGGACCTGCAGATGCGGGTCGGCGCGCTGCCGCGCTACCCCAGCAACGCGCTCAAGTACAACCTGACCTGGAGCACCGAGGGACTGATCAACGAATACTGCAACCCGTGCGAAGCCATCGTCGACGGCCGCCGCGTCGAACTGCCGGCGCTGGAAGGGCTGGAAAGCTTTGCGCTGGACGGTATCGAGTACGAAGCCTTTAATACATCTGGGGGCCTTGGCACGCTGCCCGAGACGCTGGCCGGCCGCGCGCGCCACGTCGACTACAAGTCCATCCGCTACCCCGGCCACTGCGCGCTGATGAAGCTGCTGCTCAACGACCTGCGCCTGCGCGAGCGCCGCGACTGGCTGCGCGAGATCTTCGATCGCGCCATCCCGGTGACCGAGCAGGACGTGGTGATCGTGTTCGCCACCGCCACCGGCTACCCGGCCGGCGGCGAACGCGGGCGCGGGCCGCTGACGCAGGCTTCGTTCTCGGCGCGCATCGGCGGGGTCGACAACAAGGACGGGCACCTCAACGCGATCCAGCTGACCACCGCGGCGGGCATCTGCACCGCGCTGGACATGGTGGCCACCGGCGCGTTGCCGCAGTCCGGCTTCGTGCGCCAGGAGACGATGCCGCTCGACGCCTTCCTCAAGAACCGCTTCGGCCGCCACTACACGCAGCATCCGCTGCAGGAGACCCACGTATGA
- a CDS encoding Lrp/AsnC family transcriptional regulator, with amino-acid sequence MTELDVTDRHLLSLLQANARESAANLARQLGIARTTVVARIARLERSGVIAGYGVRLGQKMEDNVILAYCGLSVQPKAAPAILRALQRLPEIEEVNSVSGPVDYLVAIRCDTHDRLDRLLDEIGMLDGVNHTTTSIVLARKLDRRRAAG; translated from the coding sequence ATGACCGAACTCGACGTGACCGACCGCCATTTGCTGTCGTTGCTGCAGGCGAATGCGCGCGAAAGCGCCGCCAACCTCGCACGGCAGCTGGGCATCGCCCGCACCACCGTGGTCGCCCGCATTGCCCGGCTGGAGCGCAGCGGCGTGATCGCAGGCTATGGCGTGCGCCTGGGGCAGAAGATGGAAGACAACGTGATCCTGGCCTATTGCGGGCTCTCGGTGCAGCCCAAGGCCGCGCCGGCGATCCTGCGCGCGCTGCAGCGCCTGCCCGAGATCGAAGAGGTCAACTCGGTCAGCGGGCCGGTCGATTACCTGGTGGCGATCCGTTGCGACACGCACGACCGGCTGGACCGGCTGCTGGACGAGATCGGCATGCTCGACGGCGTGAACCACACCACCACCTCGATCGTGCTGGCGCGCAAGCTCGACCGCCGGCGCGCTGCCGGCTGA
- the dapB gene encoding 4-hydroxy-tetrahydrodipicolinate reductase: protein MSNPIRVAVGGVTGWAGGELARGVAHASDMALVAGLSRGAAGQPLAQLTGHADTPGVAAASIEALGQTPYDVYVEYTKPAIAKHNILQALAHGAHVVVGTSGLTDEDYAEIDAAARQAERGVLACGNFAITVVLLQKFAEMAARHLEHWEIIDYAKAGKVDVPSGTVRELAYRLGQVKTAAQAVPVDQVNGPKETRGATMSGTQVHAVRLPGYQLGVEVIFGADGQRLHLKHEAGDGSKPYVAGALLAIRKVHTVRGVVRGLDKVMEGL, encoded by the coding sequence ATGAGCAATCCGATCCGTGTCGCCGTAGGCGGCGTGACCGGCTGGGCCGGCGGTGAACTGGCGCGCGGCGTGGCGCATGCCTCCGACATGGCGCTGGTGGCAGGCCTGTCGCGCGGCGCCGCCGGGCAGCCGCTGGCGCAGCTGACCGGCCATGCCGACACGCCGGGCGTGGCTGCTGCCAGCATCGAAGCGCTGGGACAGACGCCCTATGACGTCTATGTCGAGTACACCAAGCCGGCCATCGCCAAGCACAACATCCTGCAGGCACTGGCGCACGGCGCGCACGTGGTGGTGGGCACTTCGGGGCTGACCGACGAGGACTACGCGGAGATCGACGCGGCCGCGCGCCAGGCCGAGCGCGGCGTGCTGGCATGCGGCAATTTCGCCATCACCGTGGTGCTGCTGCAGAAGTTTGCCGAGATGGCGGCGCGCCACCTGGAACACTGGGAGATCATCGACTACGCCAAGGCCGGCAAGGTCGACGTGCCGTCGGGCACGGTGCGCGAACTGGCCTACCGGCTCGGCCAGGTCAAGACCGCCGCGCAGGCGGTGCCGGTGGACCAGGTCAACGGCCCGAAGGAAACCCGCGGCGCGACCATGTCGGGCACGCAGGTGCACGCGGTGCGGCTGCCAGGCTACCAGCTCGGCGTGGAGGTGATCTTCGGCGCCGACGGCCAGCGCCTGCACCTCAAGCACGAGGCCGGCGACGGCTCCAAGCCCTATGTCGCCGGCGCGCTGCTGGCGATCCGCAAGGTCCACACCGTGCGCGGCGTGGTGCGGGGGCTGGACAAGGTGATGGAAGGCCTGTGA
- a CDS encoding chloride channel protein, with the protein MTEREPTDPKDPDSANPSSAEPGQRPDAEAQPDPTAPHPDPRLLNKLTRRARVAASRKSRQASRISRTTLRYTVFMFGAGCVGLFSLVFAWIAEVALRWNHHLTQATPWLAFVMLPFGLAALRWLTIRFAPQARGSGIPQVIAAFTLPPNGPAQTALVSLRQSMWKVLLTTLALLAGASVGREGPSVQVGAAGMLAWGHWCQEKLRFRIGFHPNALIAAGAAGGLAAAFNTPLAGVVFAIEELGRGTAVRWDRLVLSGVLTAGFLSLAVLGNNPYFVVKVPMLVLSNAWGPVLVCALLNGVLGGFFAKALAGGVSGLLPARWGGLATQHPVWVAFGCGLVVAVLGVATSGATFGTGYEQAAALINGESHATLWFGIAKLVATVVSYFAGTPGGIFTPALAIGAGIGQNAAQFVTGMAEPRVLALVSMAAFLAAATQAPITASVIVMEMTRTQDLTVFLLAASLLSSFIARQFSPRPFYHQVSHGFRREAQALASKAPA; encoded by the coding sequence ATGACCGAGCGCGAGCCCACCGATCCTAAAGATCCCGATTCCGCCAATCCGTCATCCGCGGAGCCGGGGCAGCGTCCAGACGCCGAGGCCCAGCCTGACCCCACCGCACCGCATCCCGATCCCCGCCTGCTGAACAAGCTCACCCGCCGCGCCCGCGTTGCCGCCTCGCGCAAGTCGCGCCAGGCCAGCCGCATATCGCGCACCACGCTGCGCTACACGGTGTTCATGTTCGGCGCCGGTTGCGTTGGCCTGTTTTCGCTGGTGTTCGCATGGATCGCCGAGGTGGCGCTGCGTTGGAACCACCACCTGACGCAGGCCACGCCGTGGCTGGCGTTTGTAATGCTGCCGTTCGGGCTGGCAGCGCTGCGCTGGCTGACGATCCGCTTTGCGCCGCAGGCGCGCGGCAGCGGCATTCCGCAGGTGATCGCCGCGTTCACGTTGCCGCCGAATGGTCCGGCACAGACCGCGCTGGTGTCATTGCGGCAATCGATGTGGAAGGTGTTGCTGACCACGCTGGCATTACTGGCCGGCGCGTCGGTGGGCCGCGAAGGGCCATCGGTGCAGGTCGGCGCCGCGGGTATGCTGGCGTGGGGCCACTGGTGCCAGGAGAAACTGCGCTTCCGCATCGGCTTCCATCCCAATGCGCTGATCGCCGCGGGTGCGGCCGGCGGGCTGGCGGCCGCGTTCAATACACCGCTGGCCGGCGTGGTGTTCGCCATCGAGGAACTGGGGCGCGGCACCGCCGTGCGCTGGGACCGGCTGGTGCTGTCGGGTGTGCTGACCGCCGGTTTCCTGTCGCTGGCGGTGCTGGGCAACAACCCGTATTTCGTGGTCAAGGTGCCGATGCTGGTGTTGAGCAATGCGTGGGGCCCGGTGCTGGTGTGCGCGCTGCTCAATGGCGTGCTGGGCGGCTTCTTTGCCAAGGCGCTGGCCGGCGGCGTTTCCGGGCTGCTGCCCGCGCGCTGGGGCGGCCTGGCTACGCAGCATCCGGTGTGGGTGGCGTTCGGCTGCGGGCTGGTGGTGGCCGTGCTCGGCGTGGCGACCTCGGGCGCTACCTTTGGCACCGGCTACGAGCAGGCCGCGGCGCTGATCAACGGCGAGTCCCACGCCACGCTGTGGTTCGGCATCGCCAAGCTGGTGGCGACGGTGGTGTCCTACTTTGCCGGCACCCCGGGCGGGATCTTCACCCCCGCGCTGGCGATCGGCGCAGGCATCGGCCAGAACGCGGCGCAGTTCGTCACCGGCATGGCCGAGCCGCGCGTGCTGGCGCTGGTGTCGATGGCGGCGTTCCTGGCCGCGGCCACGCAGGCGCCCATCACCGCCAGCGTGATCGTGATGGAGATGACGCGCACGCAGGACCTGACCGTGTTCCTGCTGGCGGCGTCGCTGCTGTCGTCGTTTATCGCGCGGCAGTTCTCGCCGCGCCCGTTCTACCACCAGGTGAGCCACGGCTTCCGGCGCGAGGCGCAGGCGCTGGCAAGCAAGGCGCCAGCCTGA
- a CDS encoding Bug family tripartite tricarboxylate transporter substrate binding protein, which produces MHKDKKGRRAWLAAMAAGAGCALALWGGAALAAYPDRPLKLVVPYTPGGSTDQFGRALADGMSRQLGQTVVVENRPGAATMIGTNSVARAPADGYTMVLATNGSMVLNPMLYKKISYDPPKDFKIFTIGAEAPLVVVTNTQVPAGNIKEFAAYAKSSGGKLNYASVGLGNALQLATEMLKTELGINVTHVPYNGSAPALAALLANDVQLMVDVVSTSLPHIKAGKLKALAVTGRTRLEVLPNVPTVAESGYPNFQAATWFGLAVPAQTPPEAVAKLQAAASHVLKDPQFRATFSALGLIVQPPRTQAEIDRYIEADREHWGKVIKANNISLD; this is translated from the coding sequence ATGCACAAGGACAAGAAAGGACGGCGGGCCTGGCTCGCCGCGATGGCAGCCGGCGCCGGATGCGCACTGGCTCTGTGGGGCGGCGCCGCGCTGGCCGCCTATCCGGACCGGCCGCTCAAGCTGGTGGTGCCGTACACGCCGGGCGGCTCGACCGACCAGTTCGGACGCGCGCTCGCCGACGGCATGTCGCGACAGCTGGGCCAGACCGTGGTGGTGGAAAACCGCCCCGGCGCCGCCACCATGATCGGCACCAACAGCGTGGCACGCGCGCCCGCCGACGGCTACACCATGGTGCTGGCGACCAACGGCAGCATGGTGCTGAACCCCATGCTGTACAAGAAGATCAGCTACGATCCGCCCAAGGACTTCAAGATCTTCACGATCGGTGCCGAGGCGCCGCTGGTGGTGGTGACCAACACCCAGGTGCCGGCCGGCAACATCAAGGAATTCGCGGCCTACGCCAAGTCGTCCGGCGGCAAGCTCAACTATGCATCGGTGGGGCTGGGCAACGCGCTGCAGCTGGCCACCGAGATGCTCAAGACCGAGCTCGGCATCAACGTCACGCATGTGCCCTACAACGGCAGCGCGCCCGCGCTGGCGGCGCTGCTGGCCAACGACGTGCAACTGATGGTCGATGTGGTCAGCACCTCGCTGCCGCATATCAAGGCCGGCAAGCTCAAGGCGCTGGCGGTCACCGGCCGCACCCGGCTGGAGGTGCTGCCCAACGTGCCGACCGTGGCCGAGAGCGGCTATCCCAATTTCCAGGCAGCGACGTGGTTCGGGCTGGCGGTGCCGGCGCAGACGCCGCCTGAAGCCGTAGCCAAACTGCAGGCGGCCGCTTCGCACGTGCTGAAGGACCCGCAGTTCCGCGCGACCTTCAGCGCGCTCGGGCTGATCGTGCAGCCGCCGCGCACGCAGGCGGAGATCGACCGGTATATCGAGGCGGACCGGGAGCATTGGGGGAAGGTGATCAAGGCGAACAATATTTCGCTGGACTGA
- a CDS encoding acyl-CoA synthetase, whose product MATDLWFEDMHRTADELVARGAQLAGGLRRLGVEQGDVVAVLLRNDPAYADVVNACRTAGCYYCPINWHFTAEEVRFLLADSGAKVLLVQSDLLAAVRDAVPAGMTVLSVGGSAEGATEYEGWLAQQPAYDGPRVAPRGHMAYTSGTTGRPKGVIRAPVPLDQLEAQQARARSLVRQTYGLEPGCRALMSAPLYHSAPSSFIQNALQMAERLVITPRFDAEQVLALIEKHRIDVVYLVPIMYVRLLKLAPEVRARYDLSSLRFVASTGSPCAPEVKRAMLDWFGPIIHETYASSEAGMITVATPADAAARPGTAGRPVDDAQLRILDEDGRECAPGEIGLVYVRQPAYPDFSYRNNDAARRAIDRGGLVTLGDMGYVDADGYLFICDRASDMVISGGVNIYPAEIEHELVRYPGVADCVVFGVPDDEYGERLLGMVQPMPGVEIREAEVIEWLRQRLSGFKVPRSIVVEPQLPRDETGKLAKRRLRDRYWEGRQRRV is encoded by the coding sequence ATGGCCACGGACCTCTGGTTTGAAGACATGCACCGCACCGCCGACGAACTGGTGGCGCGCGGCGCACAACTCGCCGGCGGCCTGCGCCGGCTGGGCGTTGAGCAGGGCGACGTGGTCGCCGTGCTACTGCGCAACGATCCCGCCTACGCCGACGTGGTCAACGCTTGCCGCACCGCCGGCTGCTACTACTGCCCGATCAACTGGCACTTCACCGCCGAAGAGGTGCGCTTCCTGCTGGCCGACAGCGGCGCCAAGGTGCTGCTGGTTCAGTCCGACCTGCTGGCCGCGGTGCGTGACGCCGTGCCCGCCGGCATGACGGTGCTGTCGGTCGGCGGCAGCGCCGAGGGCGCGACCGAATATGAAGGCTGGCTGGCGCAGCAGCCGGCCTATGACGGCCCGCGCGTGGCGCCGCGCGGCCATATGGCCTACACGTCCGGCACCACCGGCCGGCCCAAGGGCGTGATACGCGCTCCGGTCCCGCTGGACCAGCTCGAAGCGCAGCAGGCGCGCGCGCGCTCGCTGGTGCGGCAGACCTACGGCCTGGAGCCGGGCTGCCGCGCGCTGATGTCGGCGCCGCTGTATCACAGCGCGCCCAGCTCGTTTATCCAGAACGCGCTGCAGATGGCCGAGCGCCTGGTGATCACGCCGCGCTTCGACGCCGAGCAGGTGCTGGCGCTGATCGAAAAGCACCGCATCGACGTGGTCTACCTGGTGCCGATCATGTACGTGCGCCTGCTCAAGCTGGCGCCCGAGGTGCGCGCCAGGTACGACCTGTCGTCGCTGCGCTTCGTCGCCTCGACCGGCTCGCCGTGCGCGCCGGAGGTCAAGCGCGCCATGCTCGACTGGTTCGGCCCGATCATCCACGAGACCTATGCCTCCAGCGAGGCCGGCATGATCACCGTGGCCACGCCGGCAGACGCCGCCGCGCGTCCCGGCACCGCCGGCCGCCCGGTCGACGACGCGCAGCTGCGCATCCTGGATGAAGACGGCCGCGAGTGCGCGCCGGGCGAGATCGGCCTGGTCTACGTGCGCCAGCCCGCCTATCCCGACTTCAGCTACCGCAACAACGATGCCGCGCGCCGCGCGATCGACCGCGGCGGGCTGGTGACGCTGGGCGACATGGGCTACGTCGACGCCGACGGCTACCTGTTCATCTGCGACCGCGCGTCCGACATGGTCATCTCCGGCGGCGTCAACATCTACCCGGCCGAGATCGAGCACGAGCTGGTGCGCTATCCCGGCGTGGCCGACTGCGTGGTGTTCGGCGTCCCCGACGACGAGTACGGCGAGCGCCTGCTCGGCATGGTGCAGCCGATGCCGGGCGTGGAAATCCGCGAGGCCGAGGTCATCGAATGGCTGCGCCAGCGGCTGTCGGGCTTCAAGGTGCCGCGTAGCATCGTGGTCGAGCCGCAGCTGCCGCGCGACGAGACCGGCAAGCTCGCCAAGCGCCGGCTGCGTGACCGATACTGGGAAGGCCGCCAGCGGCGCGTCTGA